One Triticum dicoccoides isolate Atlit2015 ecotype Zavitan chromosome 4B, WEW_v2.0, whole genome shotgun sequence genomic window carries:
- the LOC119295966 gene encoding 14-3-3-like protein GF14-D, with translation MSPAEPTRDESVYMAKLAEQAERYEEMVEFMERVAKATGGAGPGEELSVEERNLLSVAYKNVIGARRASWRIISSIEQKEEGRGNDAHAATIRSYRSKIEAELAKICDGILALLDSHLVPSAGAAESKVFYLKMKGDYHRYLAEFKSGGERKEAAESTMNAYKAAQDIALADLAPTHPIRLGLALNFSVFYYEILNSPDRACNLAKQAFDEAISELDSLGEESYKDSTLIMQLLRDNLTLWTSDTNEDDVDEIKEAPAPKESGDGQ, from the exons ATGTCGCCAGCAGAGCCGACGCGAGACGAGAGCGTCTACATGGCCAAGCTTGCGGAGCAGGCCGAGCGCTACGAGGAGATGGTGGAGTTCATGGAGCGCGTCGCGAAGGCCACCGGCGGGGCAGGGCCCGGGGAGGAGCTATCCGTCGAGGAGCGCAACCTGCTCTCTGTGGCTTACAAGAATGTCATCGGGGCCCGGCGCGCGTCCTGGAGGATCATCTCCTCCATCGAGCAGAAGGAGGAAGGTCGGGGCAACGACGCGCACGCCGCCACCATCCGCTCCTACCGCAGCAAGATCGAGGCCGAGCTCGCAAAGATCTGCGACGGCATCCTCGCCCTGCTTGATTCCCACCTCGTGCCATCCGCCGGAGCTGCCGAGTCCAAAGTCTTCTATCTCAAGATGAAGGGCGACTACCACAG GTACCTTGCAGAGTTTAAGTCCGGTGGGGAGAGGAAGGAAGCCGCCGAGAGCACCATGAACGCGTACAAAGCTGCTCAG GATATCGCCCTAGCAGATTTGGCTCCAACCCACCCCATCAGGCTTGGGCTTGCACTCAACTTTTCTGTGTTCTACTATGAGATCTTGAACTCCCCTGACCGCGCCTGCAACCTTGCAAAACAA GCCTTTGATGAGGCTATATCAGAGCTGGACAGCTTAGGCGAGGAATCCTACAAGGACAGCACTTTAATCATGCAGCTCCTGCGTGACAATTTGACTCTATGGACATCCGACACCAAT GAGGATGACGTTGATGAGATTAAGGAAGCCCCAGCTCCAAAAGAATCTGGAGACGGACAGTGA